In the Hordeum vulgare subsp. vulgare chromosome 7H, MorexV3_pseudomolecules_assembly, whole genome shotgun sequence genome, one interval contains:
- the LOC123413646 gene encoding tubulin beta-3 chain-like, with translation MREILHIQGGQCGNQIGAKFWEVICDEHGIDQTGKYAGDSDLQLERINVYYNEASGGRYVPRAVLMDLEPGTMDSLRSGPYGQIFRPDNFVFGQSGAGNNWAKGHYTEGAELIDSVLDVVRKEAENCDCLQGFQVCHSLGGGTGSGMGTLLISKIREEYPDRMMMTFSVFPSPKVSDTVVEPYNATLSVHQLVENADECMVLDNEALYDICFRTLKLTTPTFGDLNHLISATMSGVTCCLRFPGQLNSDLRKLAVNLIPFPRLHFFMVGFAPLTSRGSQMYRALTVPELTQQMWDSKNMMCAADPRHGRYLTASAMFRGKMSTKEVDEQMLNVQNKNSSYFVEWIPNNVKSSVCDIPPTGLKMSSTFVGNSTSIQEMFRRVSEQFTAMFRRKAFLHWYTGEGMDEMEFTEAESNMNDLVAEYQQYQDATVEEEEDYEDEQEDEEAV, from the exons atgagggagATCCTCCACATCCAGGGCGGCCAGTGCGGCAACCAGATCGGGGCCAAGTTCTGGGAGGTGATCTGCGACGAGCACGGCATCGACCAGACCGGCAAGTACGCGGGCGACTCCGACCTCCAGCTCGAGCGCATCAACGTCTACTACAACGAGGCCAGCGGCGGCCGCTACGTGCCCCGCGCCGTGCTCATGGACCTCGAGCCCGGCACCATGGACTCGCTGCGCTCCGGGCCCTACGGCCAGATCTTCCGCCCAGACAACTTCGTCTTCGGCCAGTCCGGCGCCGGCAACAACTGGGCCAAGGGCCACTACACCGAGGGCGCAGAGCTCATCGACTCCGTCCTCGACGTTGTCCGCAAGGAAGCCGAGAACTGCGACTGCCTCCAGG GATTTCAGGTCTGCCACTCGCTGGGAGGAGGAACTGGATCCGGAATGGGTACCCTGCTCATCTCCAAGATCAGGGAGGAGTACCCGGACCGCATGATGATGACATTCTCTGTGTTCCCGTCGCCCAAGGTGTCTGATACGGTCGTTGAACCATACAATGCTACCCTCTCTGTGCACCAGCTTGTTGAGAACGCGGATGAGTGCATGGTTCTTGACAATGAGGCTCTCTACGACATCTGCTTCCGCACTTTGAAGCTTACCACTCCCACCT TTGGTGATCTGAACCACCTTATCTCTGCAACCATGAGTGGTGTTACCTGCTGCCTTCGTTTCCCGGGTCAGCTCAATTCTGACCTCCGGAAGCTTGCTGTGAACCTGATCCCATTTCCACGGCTGCACTTCTTCATGGTTGGATTTGCTCCGCTGACCTCGCGGGGTTCACAGATGTACCGTGCTCTCACTGTGCCTGAGCTAACCCAGCAGATGTGGGACTCAAAGAACATGATGTGCGCCGCTGACCCAAGGCATGGCCGCTACCTCACTGCCTCGGCCATGTTCCGTGGGAAGATGAGTACCAAGGAAGTGGATGAGCAGATGCTGAACGTCCAGAACAAGAATTCATCCTACTTCGTGGAGTGGATCCCCAACAATGTCAAGTCAAGCGTGTGTGACATCCCGCCCACGGGCCTGAAGATGTCGTCCACGTTCGTCGGCAACTCCACGTCGATCCAGGAGATGTTCCGCCGCGTGAGCGAGCAGTTCACCGCCATGTTCAGGAGGAAGGCCTTCTTGCACTGGTACACAGGCGAGGGCATGGACGAGATGGAGTTCACCGAGGCCGAGAGCAACATGAATGACTTGGTGGCCGAGTACCAGCAGTACCAGGACGCGACagtcgaggaggaagaggactatgaggatGAGCAGGAGGACGAGGAGGCCGTCTGA
- the LOC123413647 gene encoding dolichyl-diphosphooligosaccharide--protein glycosyltransferase subunit DAD1 — MPKAAGDAKLLIQSLNKAYAATPTNLKIIDLYVVFAVVTALLQVVYMGIVGSFPFNSFLSGVLSCIGTAVLAVCLRIQVNKDNKEFKDLAPERAFADFVLCSLVLHLVIMNFLG; from the exons ATGCCGAAGGCTGCGGGGGATGCCAAGCTCCTGATCCAGTCCCTGAACAAGGCCTATGCCGCCACGCCCACAAATCTCAAG ATCATTGACCTGTACGTGGTTTTTGCCGTGGTGACTGCCCTTCTTCAG GTTGTTTACATGGGAATAGTTGGGTCATTTCCCTTCAACTCTTTCCTCTCTGGTGTCCTGTCATGCATAGGAACTGCGGTGCTTGCTG TGTGCCTCCGTATTCaagtcaacaaggacaacaaggaaTTCAAG GATCTTGCTCCAGAAAGGGCCTTTGCAGATTTCGTCCTGTGCAGTCTGGTGCTCCACCTGGTGATCATGAACTTCCTCGGATAA
- the LOC123413645 gene encoding patellin-4 — protein MGVEVVSGGAVEAVAAAPAKVEVEAGAAAVVAKNMSFREESNRLGDLKDHERKALAELRAMVEEAVVDGKLFDLEDGSGKVKVKVEAKKKEGKKKKKAVEKKPVAAAEEKEEEAVAEEKKEEAEEAKKEDVSAPAVEKKEEEAKEEEAVVEEEKKEEAVAEEEKKEETAAAEEEGEKAVAVVVDKDVALWGVPLLPSKGDEATDVVLLKFLRARDFKAGAAFEMLRRTLRWRREWKSLAATAADGDDEDDALPEGACYLDGADREGHPVCYNALGVFADEAVYKSALGTDGGKKPARFLRWRVRAMERHVAELDFTPGGVASLLQVTDLRGSPGPAKKDLRVAMKQVLDLFQDNYPELVARNILINVPFSYYAFSAVFFPFLTQRTKSKLVVARPSKVTETLLKYIPIEAIPVKYGGLKRDGEDAEFSGEHDAEIAEVVVKAGATEAIEIEAAEGDTTLTWDLTVLGWEVRYTEEFVPADEGAYTIVVSKGRKVGAGEEAVRNSFRAAEAGKVVITVENATRGRKRVLFRHKAKSALAKKC, from the exons CGCTGAGCTCCGCGCCATGGtcgaggaggccgtggtggaCGGCAAGCTGTTTGACTTGGAGGACGGGAGTGGCAAGGTGAAGGTGAAGGTGGAGgccaagaagaaggaggggaagaagaagaagaaggccgtgGAGAAGAAGCCGGTGGCTGCggctgaggagaaggaggaggaggcggtcgctgaggagaagaaggaagaggcggAGGAGGCTAAGAAGGAGGATGTGTCCGCGCCGGccgtggagaagaaagaggaggaagccaaggaggaggaggccgtggtggaagaggagaagaaggaggaggccgtggcggaagaggagaagaaggaggagaccgCCGCCGCGGAAGAGGAGGGCGAGAAGGCGGTGGCCGTGGTCGTCGACAAGGACGTGGCGCTGTGGGGCGTGCCGCTGCTGCCGAGCAAGGGCGACGAGGCGACGGACGTGGTGCTCCTCAAGTTCCTCCGCGCGCGGGACTTCAAGGCGGGGGCCGCCTTCGAGATGCTCCGCCGCACGCTCCGGTGGCGCCGGGAGTGGAAGAGCCTGGCGGCCACCGCcgccgacggcgacgacgaggacgacgctcTCCCGGAGGGCGCGTGCTACCTGGACGGCGCGGACCGCGAGGGCCACCCGGTGTGCTACAACGCGCTGGGCGTGTTCGCAGACGAGGCCGTGTACAAGAGCGCGCTGGGCACCGACGGCGGCAAGAAGCCGGCCCGGTTCCTCCGGTGGCGGGTGCGCGCCATGGAGCGCCACGTCGCCGAGCTCGACTTCACCCCCGGCGGCGTCGCTTCGCTGCTGCAGGTGACGGACCTCCGCGGCTCCCCCGGCCccgccaagaaggacctccgcgtCGCCATGAAGCAGGTGCTCGACCTCTTCCAGGACAATTACCCGGAGCTCGTCGCCCGGAAC ATCCTGATCAACGTGCCGTTCTCCTACTACGCCTTCAGCGCCGTCTTCTTCCCGTTCCTGACGCAGAGGACCAAGAGCAAGCTGGTGGTGGCGCGGCCCTCCAAGGTCACCGAGACGCTGCTCAAGTACATCCCGATCGAGGCCATCCCGGTGAAGTACGGCGGGCTGAAGCGCGACGGCGAGGACGCCGAGTTCTCCGGCGAGCACGACGCCGAGATCGCCGAGGTGGTCGTGAAGGCGGGCGCCACCGAGGCCATCGAGATCGAGGCGGCCGAGGGCGACACCACGCTGACCTGGGACCTGACGGTGCTGGGGTGGGAGGTGAGGTACACGGAGGAGTTCGTGCCGGCCGACGAGGGCGCGTACACCATCGTGGTGAGCAAGGGCAGGAAGGTGGGCGccggggaggaggcggtgcgcaACTCGTTCCGCGCGGCGGAGGCCGGCAAGGTGGTGATCACGGTGGAGAACGCGACCCGCGGGAGGAAGCGGGTGCTCTTCCGGCACAAGGCCAAGAGCGCCCTCGCCAAGAAGTGCTGA